A window from Nothobranchius furzeri strain GRZ-AD chromosome 17, NfurGRZ-RIMD1, whole genome shotgun sequence encodes these proteins:
- the LOC107374115 gene encoding immediate early response gene 5-like protein — MECAFDAQNLISISLRKIQSSRTQRGGIKLHKNLLVTYVLRNARQLYMSKTSSQTQRTPPYEDVAVVRERQEYLELTGSFTELADDFYCNFNGVESGTWHCGAHQSSGQPAVVAHQDAPACAMVSPSDPDLMVSEACWSCSDKPSWELIVPNSQANQKTVLDLDTHVVTTVTNGYFHSDCCAQPKQPQGALGVTKKRKMDTSYYIIDPEFYLPDFGAVPCKRMRSDEDLHSDSDQLDSANISNLISVLGSGGLSEFVSWQQTDLEQIFATQTICLRHTLLTGSGWTRAIEAF, encoded by the coding sequence ATGGAGTGTGCATTTGACGCACAGAATCTGATCTCCATTTCTTTGAGGAAAATCCAGAGCTCCAGGACGCAGAGAGGAGGCATCAAGCTTCACAAGAACTTGCTGGTAACGTACGTCCTGAGAAACGCCAGGCAGTTATACATGAGCAAAACCTCGTCGCAGACGCAGAGGACGCCTCCATACGAGGATGTGGCCGTGGTCCGCGAAAGGCAAGAATACCTCGAATTAACGGGCAGCTTCACGGAGTTGGCTGATGACTTCTATTGCAACTTTAACGGGGTTGAGTCGGGCACTTGGCACTGCGGAGCGCACCAATCCAGCGGCCAGCCTGCAGTGGTGGCGCACCAAGACGCACCAGCCTGCGCTATGGTTTCACCAAGTGACCCTGACCTCATGGTTTCGGAAGCCTGTTGGAGCTGTTCAGACAAACCTTCCTGGGAGTTGATTGTCCCGAATTCTCAGGCTAACCAAAAGACTGTCCTGGACCTGGACACCCATGTGGTGACAACCGTCACCAACGGATACTTCCATTCAGACTGTTGCGCGCAGCCCAAACAGCCGCAGGGCGCACTGGGCGTCACTAAAAAGCGAAAGATGGACACAAGTTACTACATTATTGATCCAGAATTTTATTTGCCGGACTTTGGAGCGGTGCCATGCAAACGGATGAGAAGTGATGAGGATTTACACTCAGACTCGGACCAGctggacagcgcaaacatctccaATCTGATCTCGGTGCTGGGATCAGGTGGACTCTCAGAGTTTGTGAGTTGGCAGCAAACGGACCTTGAGCAAATATTCGCCACTCAAACAATTTGTTTAAGACACACACTGTTGACAGGCAGTGGTTGGACCAGAGCAATCGAAGCGTTTTGA